The genomic region TTTTTCTTGTAAGTCTGTTAACTAGAATGCAATCTTTTTAAAGTTCGGGGGGGTAATATGAACCGTTCTCTATTAATGGCGATTAGTTGCGCATTTTTTGCGTTATCCATCGCTTGTAGTACCAATAAATCATCCGGTAGCGATCAGGTTAAAACTGAATCCGATTCCGCAACCGCAAGAATCGTATGGGTTCTTGGAGACGTTAAAGTTCTTTCCGATTCCGGAGAAAGAAAAGCCGAGTTGGGTCTGGCTCTTTCCGCATCGGATCGAGTTGTAACCGGAGCAAACGGCGGCGCCGAGATCATGGTTGCCGACAGCGGAGTGATCAAGATGTCCAAAAACTCCGACATAGAAATTTCTACTCTTATGAATCCGAACGGATCCGACACGAACGTCCAAGTGAACTACGGAAAAATCGTGACCATGGTTAAAAAAGGTCAGAAGAATACCGAGTTTACCGTTTCGACTCCGACCGCACTTGCAGGTGTTCGAGGAACTTCCTTCTTAACATCTGTAGAAAGTCCTGAAGGATCTAAAATCAATTGTGCGAAAGAAAATTGCACAGTTCGATTTGCAGTGATCGAAGGAACGATCGCCGTTTCTAAAAAGGGAGATTCTTCCGAAGTGATCCTGAGCAAAAACCGCGAACTTAGAATCGAAAAGAATCAAAAACTCACCGACAAGTTGATTCGTTCTTTGCAAAAAGATTCTTTGAGCGAAATGAAGGAACTCATCGTTCTTCATAAAAACGAAACCTTCGAATACGGAAAACTTGTGGAAGAACTCAAATCTTCCAGCGAAGAGCTTAAAATTCTGAGCCAATCCGGTTCCGTAGAAGAAGCGAAGGCCGAACTTCAAAAACGCGAA from Leptospira kmetyi serovar Malaysia str. Bejo-Iso9 harbors:
- a CDS encoding FecR family protein: MNRSLLMAISCAFFALSIACSTNKSSGSDQVKTESDSATARIVWVLGDVKVLSDSGERKAELGLALSASDRVVTGANGGAEIMVADSGVIKMSKNSDIEISTLMNPNGSDTNVQVNYGKIVTMVKKGQKNTEFTVSTPTALAGVRGTSFLTSVESPEGSKINCAKENCTVRFAVIEGTIAVSKKGDSSEVILSKNRELRIEKNQKLTDKLIRSLQKDSLSEMKELIVLHKNETFEYGKLVEELKSSSEELKILSQSGSVEEAKAELQKREANRNNADEVTKTAKAVNETKYVQQDVQKEKLKLNPKETF